One region of Spirochaetota bacterium genomic DNA includes:
- the hypF gene encoding carbamoyltransferase HypF, translating to MNKHLEIRIQGIVQGVGFRPFIYRIAYENNINGYVRNDTEGVLIHAEGSNDQINAFINEIREAPPPLSSIQSISIVERDREGYENFRITKSETSNKRLTFLPPDTTVCSECLMEFSFIKDRRYKYPFITCTNCGPRFSIIADIPYDRRNTSMDKFTMCSICQKEYDDPSDRRFHTQPNACPACGPHVSLYKSDGSLIADTLDSVVSITLKHISDSKIIAIKGVGGFLIAVDATNDKAVLELRNRKSRPFKPFAMMTGGIEKAEEFLYISPIEKSLLLSKERPIVILKEKMPYVSRHIAPFVSFHGLMLPYMPFHHLLFSHNRDMVLVMTSGNVSDEPIISKDDDAFKDLSKIADYIVIFNREIVAHSDDSVLFVEDDNQCFIRRSRGFVPVPIHTTKTDYHILATGGDLKNCFALTKDDVIILSQFLGDLATPSGNELYRKTISHFMKTYDFSPEVVVSDLHPSYFTRLFADELEGIGLKGIKAQHHHAHIASVIEDRELEGRVIGLSFDGTGFGVDGTLWGSEFLIADKSNFERIAHFSYFPLPGGESAIKDVWKIGISMLYKCYGSNIPIMNDIPLTQIILEIIDKGINSPLTCSIGRIFDGISSILGLSRSISTEAEAAMLLEEAAIKGIGNSISPLDIPIRRDKTLILQTESLTEYIITLLNEGREKEDIAYAFHHSIALATAKVADIIREEHGIERIALSGGVFQNRLLLKLILRELRRKEFDIYYPKRVPFNDGCIALGQLAIAKELLKHE from the coding sequence ATGAATAAACATCTTGAAATTAGAATACAAGGCATTGTTCAGGGAGTTGGATTTCGGCCGTTCATTTACCGAATAGCCTATGAGAACAATATTAATGGATATGTGAGAAATGATACTGAAGGAGTGCTAATACATGCTGAAGGCTCAAATGATCAAATTAACGCCTTTATCAATGAGATCAGGGAAGCCCCTCCGCCACTATCCTCTATACAGAGTATTTCAATAGTTGAAAGGGATAGAGAGGGATATGAAAATTTTCGAATTACAAAAAGTGAAACATCGAATAAACGCTTAACTTTCCTGCCTCCAGATACTACAGTGTGCAGTGAATGCCTTATGGAATTTTCTTTCATCAAGGATAGGAGGTACAAATATCCATTTATCACTTGTACAAACTGTGGGCCGCGATTTAGTATTATTGCTGACATTCCCTACGACAGAAGAAACACATCAATGGATAAGTTTACAATGTGTTCTATCTGTCAGAAGGAATACGATGATCCATCGGACAGAAGGTTTCATACTCAGCCAAATGCATGCCCGGCATGCGGACCACATGTTTCACTATATAAGAGTGACGGTTCCCTTATTGCTGATACCTTGGATTCAGTAGTTTCTATAACCTTAAAACATATATCTGACAGCAAGATCATTGCTATTAAGGGAGTTGGAGGATTTCTGATTGCTGTTGATGCGACGAATGATAAGGCTGTTTTAGAACTGAGGAATCGGAAATCAAGGCCCTTCAAGCCCTTTGCGATGATGACTGGAGGGATAGAAAAAGCCGAGGAGTTTCTCTACATCTCCCCTATTGAAAAGAGCCTGCTTCTTTCAAAGGAGAGGCCTATTGTAATACTAAAGGAGAAGATGCCTTATGTCAGCAGGCATATAGCGCCATTTGTATCATTTCATGGATTGATGCTTCCCTATATGCCCTTCCATCATTTATTATTTTCCCATAACAGGGATATGGTTCTTGTTATGACAAGCGGGAATGTATCTGATGAGCCAATAATAAGTAAAGATGATGATGCATTCAAAGATCTTAGCAAGATAGCCGATTACATAGTAATATTTAACAGAGAGATCGTAGCTCACAGCGATGATAGCGTTTTATTTGTTGAGGATGATAATCAGTGCTTCATCCGTAGATCAAGAGGTTTTGTGCCTGTTCCCATCCATACAACCAAAACTGACTACCACATCCTCGCCACAGGCGGGGATCTGAAGAACTGCTTTGCTCTTACAAAGGATGATGTAATAATCCTAAGCCAGTTTCTTGGAGACCTGGCAACCCCTTCAGGCAATGAGTTATATAGGAAAACAATATCACATTTTATGAAAACATATGATTTTTCACCCGAGGTTGTTGTATCGGATCTACATCCAAGCTATTTTACCCGCCTTTTCGCTGATGAGCTTGAGGGAATAGGGCTTAAAGGAATAAAGGCGCAGCATCACCATGCTCATATCGCTTCTGTAATTGAAGATAGAGAATTAGAGGGTAGAGTAATTGGCCTCTCCTTTGACGGCACAGGTTTTGGTGTTGATGGCACCCTTTGGGGAAGCGAATTTCTAATAGCAGACAAATCAAATTTTGAAAGAATAGCGCACTTCTCTTATTTCCCACTGCCAGGAGGGGAAAGCGCTATTAAGGATGTTTGGAAAATCGGCATATCAATGCTCTATAAGTGTTATGGTTCAAATATTCCTATTATGAATGATATTCCTCTGACCCAGATTATTTTAGAAATAATCGATAAGGGGATAAACTCACCTTTAACGTGCAGTATTGGTAGAATATTTGATGGAATATCGAGCATACTAGGATTATCCAGAAGCATCAGCACTGAAGCAGAAGCAGCAATGCTACTAGAGGAGGCAGCGATAAAGGGGATAGGGAATAGCATTTCACCGCTTGATATTCCAATCAGAAGGGATAAAACTCTAATATTGCAGACTGAATCCCTTACAGAGTATATAATTACTCTTTTGAACGAAGGAAGGGAAAAAGAAGATATTGCCTACGCCTTTCATCATTCAATTGCATTAGCCACTGCAAAGGTTGCTGATATTATTAGAGAAGAACATGGGATAGAGAGGATTGCGTTGAGTGGAGGTGTATTTCAAAACAGACTTCTGCTTAAGCTAATTTTAAGAGAGCTTAGGAGAAAAGAATTTGACATCTACTATCCCAAGAGAGTACCCTTTAACGATGGATGCATTGCTCTAGGGCAATTGGCGATTGCTAAGGAGCTTTTAAAACATGAATAA
- a CDS encoding MATE family efflux transporter, whose translation MFENTLKNIKRRWECEGGYRELLTMAIPLILTTSMWSIQHFVDRMFLTWYSPEAIAAAMPAGILNFTIISLFMGTASYVNTFVAQYYGATIYDKIGPIIWQGLYIAIIGGIIHLLLIPFAGTFFNLIGHQQEVQRLEIIYFQVLCLGATPLIASSVMAGFFSGRGKTWIIMWINIIATCINICLNYCLIFGKLFFPELGVKGAAIATVLSSCFSFLSYIILLCRKSHNMRYHTLKGWMFNKILFRRLIHFGLPNGIQFFLDIAGFSAFILLIGRLGTTPLAATNIAFNINTLAFMPMLGFGITVSILVGQYLGKKNPLLAERSAYSGLHFTFLYMLCIALAYVIVPEIFISPFASQADPNRFEPIRKITLILLRFLAIFSIFDTLNIIFASAIKGAGDTRFVMYMIVIISSTVLIIPSYIAMTYFDAGIYAAWTIASLYAIILGFAFMFRFLGGKWKSMRVIEENLITSQEILPEN comes from the coding sequence TTGTTTGAGAATACATTAAAAAACATAAAAAGACGCTGGGAATGCGAAGGAGGATATCGCGAACTATTGACAATGGCCATTCCCCTAATCCTAACAACTAGCATGTGGTCTATTCAGCATTTCGTGGACAGGATGTTCCTTACATGGTATTCCCCGGAAGCAATAGCTGCGGCAATGCCTGCGGGTATTCTAAATTTTACGATCATAAGCTTGTTTATGGGAACAGCATCATATGTCAACACATTCGTTGCACAATACTATGGAGCAACGATATATGACAAAATTGGCCCGATTATCTGGCAGGGTCTCTACATTGCTATTATTGGAGGGATAATACATCTGCTCCTGATCCCCTTTGCAGGCACATTCTTTAACCTTATCGGACATCAACAGGAGGTACAGCGACTTGAGATAATCTACTTTCAGGTACTCTGTCTTGGAGCAACCCCTCTCATTGCATCATCTGTTATGGCAGGCTTTTTCTCCGGGCGCGGGAAAACTTGGATAATAATGTGGATAAATATCATTGCCACATGCATCAATATTTGTCTAAACTATTGCCTCATATTTGGAAAACTATTTTTTCCCGAACTAGGCGTAAAGGGGGCTGCCATTGCAACAGTACTCTCCTCATGTTTCAGTTTTTTATCATACATCATTCTACTCTGCAGGAAATCGCATAACATGCGATACCATACACTTAAGGGATGGATGTTTAACAAAATTTTATTTAGGCGATTGATACATTTCGGCCTTCCTAATGGTATTCAATTTTTTCTGGACATTGCCGGATTTTCCGCTTTTATCCTTCTAATTGGACGCCTAGGAACCACCCCTCTCGCTGCTACAAACATTGCCTTCAACATCAACACCTTAGCCTTTATGCCGATGCTGGGCTTTGGCATAACAGTCTCAATCCTTGTGGGACAATACCTAGGCAAGAAGAATCCGCTCCTTGCTGAACGCAGCGCCTATTCAGGACTGCACTTCACATTCTTATATATGCTTTGCATAGCCTTGGCTTATGTTATTGTGCCAGAGATATTCATTTCCCCCTTTGCCTCACAGGCAGATCCCAATAGATTTGAGCCCATTAGAAAGATTACACTGATCCTACTTCGCTTTCTGGCAATCTTTTCTATATTTGATACGCTGAATATCATCTTTGCTTCCGCGATTAAGGGAGCGGGCGACACGCGTTTTGTTATGTATATGATTGTTATCATCTCCTCAACAGTGTTGATTATCCCAAGCTACATCGCTATGACATACTTTGATGCAGGTATTTATGCTGCATGGACAATTGCGTCGCTCTATGCGATAATCCTAGGATTTGCATTTATGTTTCGCTTTTTAGGAGGCAAGTGGAAATCCATGCGAGTTATTGAAGAAAATCTGATTACCTCTCAAGAGATATTACCTGAAAATTAA
- the nadC gene encoding carboxylating nicotinate-nucleotide diphosphorylase, translated as MNIDQLYKEIKPLIILALKEDIGNGDITSCAIFQRRDISTAIIYAKEDSIFCGGEVVNCVYNEIDPNLKISIQIKDGSLISKDEMAIEIDGNTKSILMGERLALNFIGRMSGIATKVHRVCKTLEGTDVKLFDTRKTLPGFRLLDKYSVKMGGGHNHRLGLYDMVMIKDNHIKAAGSIQEAVNRVRAAHGNKYKIEVESKTLMEVEEAVESGVDVIMLDNMNPELMQRSIELIDGRSKIEISGNIDEVKIRKIRNLKIDYISMGALTHSVRSMDYSMKFL; from the coding sequence TTGAATATAGATCAGCTATATAAAGAAATTAAACCTCTAATTATTTTAGCGTTAAAGGAGGATATTGGGAATGGGGATATCACCTCTTGCGCCATTTTTCAGAGAAGGGATATCTCTACAGCAATAATATATGCAAAAGAGGATAGCATCTTCTGTGGCGGAGAGGTAGTGAATTGCGTATATAATGAAATAGATCCTAACCTGAAGATATCAATTCAAATAAAGGATGGTTCGCTGATATCTAAAGATGAAATGGCAATAGAAATTGATGGCAATACCAAAAGCATACTCATGGGAGAACGATTGGCATTGAATTTTATTGGAAGGATGTCTGGGATTGCCACTAAAGTGCATCGTGTCTGCAAGACCTTAGAGGGAACCGACGTAAAACTTTTTGACACGCGGAAGACACTTCCAGGCTTTAGATTGCTGGATAAGTATTCCGTTAAAATGGGAGGCGGGCATAACCACAGATTAGGCCTCTATGATATGGTCATGATAAAGGACAATCATATTAAGGCGGCTGGCAGCATACAGGAGGCTGTAAATCGGGTCAGGGCTGCTCATGGTAATAAATATAAAATTGAAGTGGAGAGTAAAACCCTCATGGAGGTGGAGGAAGCGGTTGAATCAGGCGTGGATGTTATTATGCTTGACAATATGAATCCTGAGCTGATGCAAAGATCTATTGAGTTAATAGATGGAAGGTCCAAAATTGAAATCTCAGGGAATATTGATGAAGTGAAGATTAGGAAGATTAGGAATCTTAAGATTGATTATATCTCTATGGGTGCGCTGACTCACTCTGTCAGGTCAATGGACTATTCAATGAAATTTCTATGA